From the genome of Patescibacteria group bacterium:
CGCCTATAAAACAAAAACGAGAGGGGTGTTTATTATTTCATAAAAAACTTTAAAAAATCAAAATCCAATCAGATAATAAAATCCCAGCCCGAATAAAACGATTGCTTCAATTAGATTTAACCATGTCATTGCTTTACTTGAAGCAATTTTAATGTTCATTGTAAAAACAGCAATCAAGAAAACAATAATCTCATCAATCATGTAAAACAATAAATATAGCGCTATGTAAAAAATATATGCCCCAACTGAAACTTGCGCTTTCGCCAACAGCCCGGCAAAAAGAACAGGAATAATAGCCGAACAAGGAAACTCAACAATTGTAATCACAATTGCAAAAATAAAAATACTTATTAAAATTGCCCATAATCCCCGAGACTCCTTGAAACTTTTTTGTATTTTTGAAGAAAATTTATTTACCAAGCCATTGTTGTTCATATCACAAGCTGGCCCGTATTTCCTGTATTTTAAAAATTGTTTTAAGAAATAAATCCCGCCCATAATCCCCAAGACGCCGACAAAAATATTCATTATTTTCAAATAAGGGCCAAGAAAATAAAACAATTGATACCATAAACCGATTAAAATCCCATAAACAATAGTTGTAGTCAAAATAAAAGTTCCGCCAAAAAACAAAATCTTCTTTCTGGAACGCAAAATTATAACCAATCCCAGAATCAAGACCAACGCGCCCAGAGAACAAATATTAAATCCGTCAAAAAAACCCAGAATTGTCGCCTGCATCAATAAAGAATATTTGCTCAAATCCACTTTGCCAATAATCGGTAAGCTTATCTTTCTCTTGTCCGTCAAAGTCCCATTTGATGGGACAAAGGAGGATAATTGTTTTTTTATCGAGTCCTCAATTTGTTTTCCAATCCCATTCTCATTATCAAATCCAGGAAAAAATTCATCGCCAACAAAAGTTAATGGAACCAAACCAATATATTGCTCCAAATTATATTTATTGCAAAGATCAATTAATTCTTTACGGCAATTTGCTTGCGAAATTAGATGACGATTAAATTTCACATCAGGGTATTCGGGTTCAATTTTATCCAAAAATGTATTTTCTGCTTTGCAATGAAGACAGGTTTCTGAATAGAAAAAATTTACTTCCAGTTTTGGTGTGTTGGTCTGCGCTTTCGCAAGAACAGGAAGTACAAGCAATACTCCTATTAAAACCAAAGTAGCTGAAAACAATATTTTCCTCATACTTTTTATACTACACCAGATTTAAAAATATTTCCAATTTTAAAAGTTATCCACAGAAACCAACATTGACTTTCAGTTTTCTTTCGGTATATAATTATATTAAGATATGCTTACAAAAAAACAACAGCAAATATTGGAATATATTAAAAAATGCATAAAGAAAAATAACTACTCTCCTTCTCTTAAAGAAATAGCGAGACATTTTAAATTATCTTCTGCATCGGGCATTCATCAACACGTTGAAGCATTAAAATTAAAAGGGTATTTGAATAAATTTGAAAACCACCCACGAACAATTCAAATTGAAAAACATGAAAGAATGATTAATATTCCAATATTGGGATTAATTGCAGCAGGACAACCGATAGAAGCAATTGAGGATAAAGAAACAATCGCCATTCCACAAAACAAAATTCCTCATTCCGGAAAATTTTACGCATTACGCGTAACCGGAAACAGTATGATTGACGAAAATATAAATGACAACGACATTATCTTGGTTAAACAACAAAATGTAGCCGAAAATGGACAAAAGATAGTGGGACTCATTGATAACAACGAAGCAACGTTAAAAAAATTCTATAAAGAAAAAAACTATATTCGACTACAGCCAGCTAATAAAAATATGAGTCCGATTATTATTAATAAAAATCAAAATTTTAATATTCAAGGAGTAGTTGTTGATGTAATAAAAAACGAACAAGATTTAACAGCCACTGAAACATTGCCAATTTCAAAAATTCAACAATACGACACATTGCCATTAAATGAAATTATTTGCGGTGATTGTGTTAATGTCTTAAAAAAAATACCAGATAATTCAATTGATATGGTAATTACATCCCCCCCTTACGATAATGTTCGAACATATAATGGATTTAGTTTTAATTTACACGACACGGGTAAAGAATTATTTCGCGTTCTTAAAGATGGCGGAATCGTAGCAATGGTTATACAAGATCAGACAAAAAACTTTGGTAAATCGCTCACGTCATTCAAGACCATTGTTGACTGGGTTGATAATATCGGATTTAAGCTTTTCGAGACTGTTATATATAAAAAACACGGCGCCGAAGGCGCGTGGTGGACAAAAAGATTTCGAGTTGATCATGAATACATCCCTATTTTTCTTAAAGGAGAACGCCCGGCATATTTTAATAAAGAACCACTTAAAATTCCATCCAAACACGGAGGCAAAACCATGACCGGATGTGCTACACGACTAACTAATGGCAAAACATTAAAATCAAAAAAGGTCTTTATTAATCCAATGAAATGCAGGGGAACATTATGGGATTATACTACATGTGGCGATGGCACTAAATTAAAACACCAACATCCTGCGACGTTTCCAGATAAAATTCCCTATGATCTTATACAATGTTTTTGTCCATTAAATGGCGTGGTATTGGATCCATTTGTGGGAAGTGGCACATCTGTATTGGCAGCCATCCAATTGAATAAAAATTATATTGGAATTGATATCTCTAAAGAATATTGTGATTTAACCAAAAAAAGAATCAAAGAAGAGGGATCAATTAATAGAAAATTATTTTAATAATTTTCTATTGTCAATAGTATATTCTATCGCCAATCCACTAGTCATCGCCCAAGACAATGGATTTTTTTTAATCATAAATTCAAAATTTCTATTATTGGGCACAATATTTTCTTTTGTAAATTTATAAGTTTTAAAATTAGACCATTGCCAATTTTTTGATACATATGTCCATTTTGTTAATTTAGACAACATTTTTAAAAATCTTTCCGACTTCTGTTTTTCTTCATCATTAATACTGTAATAATTTTTCATTTTTATTATATTAACGAATTCCCCTTTAGAATTGGATATTTTGATTTTGTCGTTTCTTTTCTTGTTTTCACTTATATCACTAATCTCAAGAAAAAAATCTTTTAACGCAATCATTAAATTGTGTATAGAGTAATGTTTATTCAAAAAGATTTTATTCAATTCATTTTCCCTTGATTCTGCGTTTAAATATTTTAACCAATCGATACAATTTTCCGGATATCCAAATAAATTTTTAAATACGCCATCCACATATAATAATGGACAAATTGCTGATTCGGGAATAGTAAATTTCTTTTTTGATCCTATTATTCCAATAAGCATATGTATTGTGGCTAATGGATATTTTAATTTAAAATTTTTATATCCATCATAATTTCTTAAATTATTGGGTTGTATACAATTTTTAAAATTATCCCAATTTAATGGTCGTTTATTTTTATTAAATTGAACCATGTGATGCCCGATGCTTCGTATATTTTTTCTGAAAATTTCCATATCCAAAAATATGCAATCTCTAACGGAAATATTGTTATCCAACAACATCACTTTTCCGTCATAAAATCCTCTTATCTTCCAACCTAAAAAATGAGACATAAATAAACCGCATAGTAAACCATCTGCGTCTGGACTCAAAATACAATCGTGATTTTTCTCTAATATCCACGGATGATCTAAAATAATTTTTCGATAATCAATTTTTTCTATCATGTTTTTATAATACATCACACCTCCTCTCTTGGCAAACGATTTATTGTGTAGTATAATGATTTTATAAAAAATAAATTAACCAGTAAAATTAATACATGTTAGGAAAAATCAAGAAAAAGAAAATTATAGGAGAACATAAAGTTCATGAAACCGACACTGGCTCGGCTGATGTTCAAATTGGAATCCTAACCGAGGAAATTGCCAAATTGGCAGCCCATCTTAAAAAACATCCAAAAGACAACCACTCCAGGCGAGGCCTTTTGGGAATGGTTTCGAAAAGGAAAAAATTACTTGAATGGCTGAAAAACGACAATGAAACGCGCTACAAAAAAGTGATTAAGTCATTGGGATTGAAAAAATAATATGAGTATTATTAAAAATAAAGAGCAACGAGTAGGGGTGTTTATGGATGTCCAAAATATGTATCACTCGGCAAAAAATATTTACCAGGCCAGGGTGAACTTCCGTGAAATTCTGAAAACCGCAGTTGCAGGAAGAAAATTAATCAGGGCAATCGCTTATGTTGTAACCACTGAAACCGGCGAGGAGAAAGCGTTTTTAGAAGCTCTAACTAAGTCAGGAATAGAGGTGAAGAGCAAAGATTTACAGATATTCCCAGGCGGGATGAAAAAAGCGGACTGGGATGTTGGCATGGCGGTCGATGCAATTAAATTAAGCGAAAAACTGGATTGCGTTGTCTTGGTAACTGGAGATGGAGATTTTGTTCCATTGATAGAATATTTACAGGCAAACGGGCAGCAAGTAGAAGTAATTGCTTTTGAAAAAAGCGCTTCAAGCAAATTAAAGGAAACAACTGATGATTTTACTGACTTGGGCAAAAGTCCGGGGAAATATTTAATAGGAATAAGAAAATAATCTATATGAATACGAAAATCTTTAAAACAGAGATTGAAGGAAAAGAACTCTCTGTTGAATTGGGCAAATTAGCCCAACAAGCCAATGGTTCGGCATTAGTAAAATACGGACAGACTGCGGTCTTAGCGACTGCGGTTCTATCTGATAAGCCGAGCGATAGAAATTATCTCCCCCTCACAGTTGATTACGAAGAGAGATTTTATGCTGCCGGAAAAATTAAAGGCAGTCGTTTTATTAAGAGAGAAGGAAGACCAAGCGATGAAGCAATTTTAACCGGACGCTTGATAGACAGATCTATTCGCCCTCTTTTTAATCAAAAATTAAGGAACGATTTGCAGATTGTTTTGACTGTTTTGTCTTTTGACGGAGAAAATGATCCCGGGCTACCGGCGCTTATAGGCGCATCAACGGCTTTATCTGTTTCCGACATACCATTTAATGGACCAGTGGCAGGAATTTCTGTTGGCCAAGACGAGAAAGACAATTGGATAATTACCTCGACTATCAGCGCCAAGACAAAATCTGGCTCTGAGATATTTGTTTCTGGAATTGAAAAAAATAAAGACATTCTTATGAATATGATTGAAGGACAGGCGCCGGAAATGCCAGAAGCAAAAATGCTTGAAGGAATTGATTTGGCAAAAAAACACATCAAGAAATTGATTGATTTCCAAAAAGACATTGTCAAAGAAATAAAACCAGTAAAAAGAGAGTTGGAAATCAAAGAAGCTGATGGAGAACTTAAAAAATTAATTGATGAATTTGTTGGCGACAAGCTGGAAATAGCCATTTATCACAAAGAAAAACAAGTAAGGGTTAAACAATTGAATGACATTAACAACGGCCTGGCAGAATTAATCAAAGAAAAATATCCGGAAGAATCGAAAGAAAAACTTGTTTTAGTAATAGAATATATAGATGAAAAAATTGACGAAATAACCCATTACAATATTCTTAAAAACAATAAACGTCCAGACAGCAGAAAACTTGATGAATTAAGGGACTTAAGCGCTGAAGTGGGAATATTCCCAAGAGTTCATGGCTCAGGATTATTCCAAAGAGGAGAAACCCAGGTACTTTCTGTTGTTACATTGGGCTCTCCTGGTTCAGAACAGGTTTTTGACCAGATGGAAATAGAAGGGAAAAAGGGATTTATGCATGACTATAATTTCCCTCCATATTCTGTCGGCGAAGTCGGGAGAATCGGAAATCCCGGAAGAAGAGATATTGGCCACGGCGCTTTAGCAGAAAAAGCATTAAAGCCGGCAATTCCGTCAAAAGAGGAATTCCCTTACACAATCAGGGTCGTATCCGAAGTTCTGTCTTCAAACGGATCTTCTTCAATGGCATCTGTTTGCGGTTCGATTTTGGCTTTAATGGATGCCGGAGTGCCAATTAAAGAAAAAGTTGCTGGAATTGCTATGGGTTTAATGTTGAGCAAAGCGAAATCCGCCAAAGGCGGATTGGATTATAAGATACTTACTGACATCCAAGGCCCCGAAGACCATTATGGCGATATGGATTTAAAAATCGCCGGAACTAAAAATGGAATCAATGCCATGCAAATGGATGTTAAAATTGACGGCATTGGCATAGACATATTAGAAGATGCATTTAAGCAAGCAAAAAAAGCAAGATTGGAAATTCTTGAAGTCATAGAAAAAACCATTAAAGAGCCGAGGCCGGAATTATCTCCTTATGCTCCGAGAGTTTATATTCTAAAAATCAATCCAGCAAAAATCGGGATGGTAATTGGTACAGGCGGAAAAACAATAAATGAAATAACCGAACAAACTGGCGCGACTATTGAAATCGAGGATGATGGAACTATTTTCGTTACGTCCGAAAATGCTGACAATGCCAAGAAAGCAATCAGCTGGATTAAATCAATGACTCGCGAAGCAAAACTCGGCGAAGAATTCCAGGGCAAGGTTGTAAAAACAGCTGAATTCGGAGCTTTTGTGGAACTCTTCCAGGGACAAGATGGTTTGCTGCATATCTCAGAACTCGGCGCGAAAAGAGTTGAAAAAGTTGAAGATGTTGTTAGACAGGGCGATATTGTTCATGTTAAAGTAAAGAAGATAGATGATAATGGAAAAATTGGCTTGTCTTTAATCGAAGTCGTATCTAAAAAATAAAATGGCCAACAATGAACCAATCAATTCATTACCTGAATACGAAATCAGGACAATGAAAAGCGACTTGGATAAATTGGAGGGAGGGGTACCGAAAACCCCGCCTAAAACTTTATTGATTACTCCTACTCCGGCTCCAGTCCCAACACCTACTCCAACTCCAACCCCAATCAAAGAAATTAAAGAAATTAAGAAAACTCCTCTGCCAGAAACAGAGGAGTTTATTGCGCCTGCTCCGCCAAAAATAGTTACCAAAGAAATAAAAACAGGAACAAAACAAGAAATAAAACCAGAACAGATAAAAAAGAAGAGGTTTTATCTTATACCCATAATTATCGTTCTGGCAATAATTGCCATTGGAGTATTCTTTTACTGGCAAGGAAGAATAGAAGAAGAACAGCAACAATTGCCACCAGTTCAACAACCAGAAGAACCACAAATATCAGTATCTTTGTTTCCTGTTGATGAAACGAAAATAATTACAGTTGGAAATAACGCATCCCTGCTCAATCTTTTGAAAATCGAGGCGGATATAGACCAATCAGACGGAACATTCAAAAGAATAGTACCGATAAAAAATGAAAAAGAAATTTTATTTCTAAATGAACTGATACAAGAATTAAGAATAGCAATTTATCCTTATGTTTTGCCGGAATTGAAAGACAAATATACGCTTGTTTTATATGGCCAGAACGGAAAGAGGCGGTTTGGACTAATTATAGAAGCAATAAATACTGCTAATTTAGAAGAACAATTAAAATTCTGGGAAAAAACAATGCCCGATGATCTAAAAAATCTCTTCTTGAAAGAATCTCCAGGCGGGACAGCCAGTAAAGGATTTCACGATAATATTTATAAAGAAATCTCCATTCGCTATATCAATTTCCCAAATCCGGAATTAACCATTGATTACGCTATTTTCAATAATTTGTTCATTTTATCCATCAGCAAAGAATCAATGTATGGAATTATTGACAGATTGAAATTGTAGAACCGGTTTACCATGAGCGAAGCGCCTTAAGCGCTGAGTCGAATGGGGATAACTTGTTTAGAACATAATCCAAAGAAAACAAATCTAGTTCATCGTCAAGGCTAAAATAAGCTAATTTTGGCTCTAAAAACAGGATGCCAAGCAAAAACCTTGATATTGACTAAATTCTAAAAACTTATCCACAACATGCCCCGTAGTGAATTCTCGACTGATGCAGGGCAGCATAATAATTTTAATTAGTCGAGAATCTACTACGGGGTATGAACAAAGTTTTTTCAGCAGCTATAACTGGCCTTGAAGCTGAACTCATAGAGGTGGAGGCGGATTTATCATCCGGTCTCCGCTTTTTTAGTATTGTCGGACTGCCGGACAAATCAGTTGAAGAGTCCAAGGAGAGAATTGCTGCAGCAATAAAAAATAGCGGAGCAGAACCTCCGCACAAACAAAATAAAAGAGTAATTATTAATTTAGCACCGGCTGATTTAAGGAAGGAGGGTTCAGCTTATGACTTGCCTATTGCTTTAAGCTTTCTTTTATCGTCAGGGCAGATAAAATTCGACGAGAAAGATAAATTATTTGTCGGTGAATTGGCTTTGAATGGCGAGATCAGAAGAGCTAATGGGGTTTTGCCGATTTGTTTAATGGCAAAAGAAAAGGGAATTACCAATGTCTTTGTTCCGAAATCAAACAGCAATGAAGCAAGATTAGTAAGAGATATAAATATATTTCCCATCGAGTCATTAGTAGAACTTATTGCTTTTCTGGAAAATAGAATTGAAATCAAACCTCTGGAGCCGTTTGGCGAGGAATTTTTAGAAGGATTTGAAATCGGATTCCAGCCAAGTGTTGATATGGCTTATATTAAAGGACAGGAAAACGCCAAAAGGGCATTGGAAATTGCTGCAAGCGGAAATCATAATGTACTCATGACTGGCCCGCCTGGATCAGGAAAAACATTATTGGCAAAAGCGATTTCTACAATTCTGCCAAAAATGGCTTGGAGCGAAATCTTGGAAGTTACCAAAATCTACAGCATAGCTGGAAAACTTTCCCATAAAAAACCTTTAATCCACCAGAGGCCGTTTCGCTCTCCTCATCACAGCGCATCAGAGGCTTCTTTAATTGGAGGCGGAGGCATTGCTAGGCCAGGAGAAATTACTTTGGCCCATCGCGGAATATTATTTCTTGATGAATTTCCGGAAGTGCACAGGGACGTTTTGGAAAGTTTGAGGCAGCCATTAGAAGACGGCGTAATACATGTTGCCAGAGCCAAGGCCAGTTATACTTTCCCGGCAAGATTTACATTAATTGCCGCAATGAATCCCTGCCCTTGTGGATATTATGGAGACCCTGAAAAACAATGCACCTGCAACCAGCAGCAGATTAATAAATATCAAAGAAGGGTGTCCGGACCAATTATGGATAGGATTGATTTATATGTTGAAGTGCCGCATGTAAAATACGAAAAATTAACTGATGAAAATATGGAGGGATCAAGCCAGACAATCAGAAAAAAAGTGGAAAAGGCCAGACAAATCCAGATTGAAAGATTTAAGGATGATAATATTGTTACAAATTCGGAAATGAATATCCCTTTGATTAAAAAGCATTGCAGAACCGATGAGCAAGGGGAGAGATTATTGCGCAATGCAGTAAATAATCTCCATATGTCAGCGCGCGGATACCACCGCATTTTAAAATTAGCGCGTACTATTGCTGACCTTGCCGAATCACCCAGTATTACCTCGCAGCACATTGCCGAAGCCCTGCAATACCGGCCAAAAGTGGAAATATAGTTATCCACAATATTAACTATTGACAAGTATATCATATATGATATATACTGAATCAAGTGAATATAGAGTAAAATTCTATATCGATCCCAAAACCAATAAGAGCTATATTTTTGAATATATCGATGATTTGGACAAAAAACAAAAAGCTAAAATTTTAAATCGGATCGAATTTTTAAGACAATATAAAGGCGTATTAGATGAACCGTACTCAAAACACATCAAGGGTAAAATTCGCGAATTAAGAATTGATTTTGGCAAAAATAGACATAGAATTTTCTATTTTACATTTATTAAGAAAACAATCATACTCCTCCACGCATTCTTGAAACATACATCAAAAACCCCTGAATCAGAAATAAGAATTGCTGAAAATAATTATTATGTTGTAATTAATAATCCAAAAATTTATGAATAGAAAAATAAAGGCAAGAGATTTCCAAAAATATCTTGCCGAACAATTAAAAAATCCTGAATTCAAAAAACACTATAACGAATATGGGAAGCAATTGGAAGTTGCTTATCAGATTTTGAAATTACGAAAACAAAAAAATATTTCCCAAGCGCAATTGGCTAAAAAACTTAAAACCAAACAAAGTAATATCGCTCGCATAGAAAATGGCAAACAAAACTTAAGTATACAAACCCTCAACAACATCGCCCGCGCTCTAAACAGCGATTTAACCGTCAATTTTTCGTAAAAATTAAAACAAACAAATCTATGGAATTTTGTTAAAAAATCCGCCTCATGCGGATTTTTAAATAGAAATATAAAAATAAAGGCCACCTTATTCGGTGGCCTTTACGAGCTTGATACAAGGAAAATAGAATTTGAATCCGCTTGTCATGTACTCACTCGATACCTCGTTTACACAAATATCTTCTAACAAAACGAGTTCGCATGAGATAAAACCTTCTTCATTTTCTTCCTCGCCAGAGCAATACCCTGCAAATTCAACTCTCTTGTTTAAAAAATTCTTCCTTGTTTCAAAATGAAACCCTCCTTGCCCGATTTCAACAATTTTACACTTGTCTCCAGG
Proteins encoded in this window:
- a CDS encoding type II toxin-antitoxin system RelE/ParE family toxin, coding for MIYTESSEYRVKFYIDPKTNKSYIFEYIDDLDKKQKAKILNRIEFLRQYKGVLDEPYSKHIKGKIRELRIDFGKNRHRIFYFTFIKKTIILLHAFLKHTSKTPESEIRIAENNYYVVINNPKIYE
- a CDS encoding NYN domain-containing protein; translated protein: MSIIKNKEQRVGVFMDVQNMYHSAKNIYQARVNFREILKTAVAGRKLIRAIAYVVTTETGEEKAFLEALTKSGIEVKSKDLQIFPGGMKKADWDVGMAVDAIKLSEKLDCVVLVTGDGDFVPLIEYLQANGQQVEVIAFEKSASSKLKETTDDFTDLGKSPGKYLIGIRK
- the rpsO gene encoding 30S ribosomal protein S15 codes for the protein MLGKIKKKKIIGEHKVHETDTGSADVQIGILTEEIAKLAAHLKKHPKDNHSRRGLLGMVSKRKKLLEWLKNDNETRYKKVIKSLGLKK
- a CDS encoding YifB family Mg chelatase-like AAA ATPase; its protein translation is MNKVFSAAITGLEAELIEVEADLSSGLRFFSIVGLPDKSVEESKERIAAAIKNSGAEPPHKQNKRVIINLAPADLRKEGSAYDLPIALSFLLSSGQIKFDEKDKLFVGELALNGEIRRANGVLPICLMAKEKGITNVFVPKSNSNEARLVRDINIFPIESLVELIAFLENRIEIKPLEPFGEEFLEGFEIGFQPSVDMAYIKGQENAKRALEIAASGNHNVLMTGPPGSGKTLLAKAISTILPKMAWSEILEVTKIYSIAGKLSHKKPLIHQRPFRSPHHSASEASLIGGGGIARPGEITLAHRGILFLDEFPEVHRDVLESLRQPLEDGVIHVARAKASYTFPARFTLIAAMNPCPCGYYGDPEKQCTCNQQQINKYQRRVSGPIMDRIDLYVEVPHVKYEKLTDENMEGSSQTIRKKVEKARQIQIERFKDDNIVTNSEMNIPLIKKHCRTDEQGERLLRNAVNNLHMSARGYHRILKLARTIADLAESPSITSQHIAEALQYRPKVEI
- a CDS encoding helix-turn-helix transcriptional regulator yields the protein MNRKIKARDFQKYLAEQLKNPEFKKHYNEYGKQLEVAYQILKLRKQKNISQAQLAKKLKTKQSNIARIENGKQNLSIQTLNNIARALNSDLTVNFS
- a CDS encoding polyribonucleotide nucleotidyltransferase gives rise to the protein MNTKIFKTEIEGKELSVELGKLAQQANGSALVKYGQTAVLATAVLSDKPSDRNYLPLTVDYEERFYAAGKIKGSRFIKREGRPSDEAILTGRLIDRSIRPLFNQKLRNDLQIVLTVLSFDGENDPGLPALIGASTALSVSDIPFNGPVAGISVGQDEKDNWIITSTISAKTKSGSEIFVSGIEKNKDILMNMIEGQAPEMPEAKMLEGIDLAKKHIKKLIDFQKDIVKEIKPVKRELEIKEADGELKKLIDEFVGDKLEIAIYHKEKQVRVKQLNDINNGLAELIKEKYPEESKEKLVLVIEYIDEKIDEITHYNILKNNKRPDSRKLDELRDLSAEVGIFPRVHGSGLFQRGETQVLSVVTLGSPGSEQVFDQMEIEGKKGFMHDYNFPPYSVGEVGRIGNPGRRDIGHGALAEKALKPAIPSKEEFPYTIRVVSEVLSSNGSSSMASVCGSILALMDAGVPIKEKVAGIAMGLMLSKAKSAKGGLDYKILTDIQGPEDHYGDMDLKIAGTKNGINAMQMDVKIDGIGIDILEDAFKQAKKARLEILEVIEKTIKEPRPELSPYAPRVYILKINPAKIGMVIGTGGKTINEITEQTGATIEIEDDGTIFVTSENADNAKKAISWIKSMTREAKLGEEFQGKVVKTAEFGAFVELFQGQDGLLHISELGAKRVEKVEDVVRQGDIVHVKVKKIDDNGKIGLSLIEVVSKK
- a CDS encoding site-specific DNA-methyltransferase, which encodes MSPIIINKNQNFNIQGVVVDVIKNEQDLTATETLPISKIQQYDTLPLNEIICGDCVNVLKKIPDNSIDMVITSPPYDNVRTYNGFSFNLHDTGKELFRVLKDGGIVAMVIQDQTKNFGKSLTSFKTIVDWVDNIGFKLFETVIYKKHGAEGAWWTKRFRVDHEYIPIFLKGERPAYFNKEPLKIPSKHGGKTMTGCATRLTNGKTLKSKKVFINPMKCRGTLWDYTTCGDGTKLKHQHPATFPDKIPYDLIQCFCPLNGVVLDPFVGSGTSVLAAIQLNKNYIGIDISKEYCDLTKKRIKEEGSINRKLF